The following nucleotide sequence is from Pseudobdellovibrionaceae bacterium.
CGGCATCCAGATGTCTGCATTGGCCGCCGGAAAAACCATGGTGAGTTATCAGTTTGGCCACGAAAACACCGTCTTTCCAACTCCTTACGCCTTTGAAAAAGTCACGGCATCAGTTGATGAAACCGGGGTTCTAACTGTTTCTTCAGTTACCACCCGCGGCTTTGATGCCACTGAGCCTTCCGTCGTCCTGACCCGTCAGTTGAGCGAATCATCGGTGGATTTTCTCCGCAACGAGCTCCTTTCCTTGAGCGATGCGGAAATCCAGTCCTCTTATTCTGATATCGTCTGCATGATTGCCGTATCTCCCGCGCAAATGATTGACCATTTGTCGGTTGCGACCAACTGGGATTGGCAAAAAAACCAATTTCTTGGCGAACTGAGAACAGTGATGGGTCCTCAAGGATGCTGGGTTCACCACCACATTGCGCCCAAAGTTGAGTGGCAAATGAATCAAGCTCGTGGCCTTAAAAAAATGCTGCAGCTATTGGCTTTGGATCTGGCCGGCGACATCCTGAAGTAAGTCCACTCTGACCCAAAGATCAAAAAAAGCTCGGATTACTCCGGGCTTTTTTACTTGTTGCCCTATCTCGTCACGATGCCAAATCTCGCTCTTTTTGTTCGATATCTGAGATTGAGCATTTCGACCGCCAGGGAAAAGAACATGGCAAAGTAAATGTAGCCCTTAGAGACGTGATTGCCCGTGCCTTCGACGACCAACATGACACCAATCAGTAACAAAAATGACAAGGCAAGAATTTTCACCGTCGGATGACGATCCACAAATCCGCTAATTCCGCCCGCAGAAACAAGCATCACCACCATGGAGAGAACCATGGCAATCACCATAATGGAAATTTGTTGGGCCATGCCCACCGCGGTGATGACTGAATCCAGCGAAAACACAATATCCAGAATCACAATCTGCACCAGTGTCCATCCCATCTGAGCTTTGATCTGATTTTTGACACCGCTTCCGTCCACTTCCTCCAAATCCTCCACTTTGTGATGAATCTCAAAAGTGGCCTTGCCCATCAAAAAAAGCCCGCCCAATAATAAAATGAGATCACGACCAGAAACCGTCTTGTCCATCACCGAAAACAAGGGCTCCGTCAGTCCCATCACCCAAG
It contains:
- a CDS encoding TerC family protein, which gives rise to MSELMSLEALTALVTLTGMEIVLGIDNIIFISIMVGRLPQEKQAKARSLGIFLALFMRLLLLFSITWVMGLTEPLFSVMDKTVSGRDLILLLGGLFLMGKATFEIHHKVEDLEEVDGSGVKNQIKAQMGWTLVQIVILDIVFSLDSVITAVGMAQQISIMVIAMVLSMVVMLVSAGGISGFVDRHPTVKILALSFLLLIGVMLVVEGTGNHVSKGYIYFAMFFSLAVEMLNLRYRTKRARFGIVTR